DNA sequence from the Sulfurimonas sediminis genome:
AATTGCAGCAGCACCTTCAACCAAAATAACAACTTTTTCTTCATCAACTTGAACAACGCCCCAATTAACAACAATAGACTCGACTGATTTATCTTCTTTTTCGATATCTACCACGCCAGCTTCTAACAATGTAGTTAGAGATGCATGACCTGCCAGAACACCAAACTCTCCCTCTTTTCCAGGAAGAACAACACTGACAGCTTTACCATTATAGATTTCACCGTCAGGCGTTAGGATTTCAAGTTTAAATGTATCCATTACAGTCCTTTGTCTTAAGCGATATGCTTATTTATTTTTCTCATTCTTAGCAATAGCTTCATCCATATTTCCGACCATATAGAATGCACTTTCAGACATGTGGTCATAGTCACCGTTTAAGATGCCTTTGAAACCTGCAATTGTGTCTTCAAGTTTAACATATTTTCCTGGAGCACCAGTGAAAACTTCTGCAACAAAGAACGGCTGAGAAAGAAACTTCTCAATTTTACGGGCACGTTCAACAACATTTTTGTCATCTTCACTAAGTTCATCCATACCAAGAATTGCAATAATATCCTGCAAATCTTTATATTTTTGAAGTGTTTGCTGTACACCGCGAGCTACATTGTAGTGCTCTTCACCCAAAATTTGTGGATCAAGCAGTCTTGAAGTTGAATCCAATGGATCAACCGCAGGATAGATACCTTTTTCCGCAATTTTACGGTTAAGAACCGTTGTTGCATCCAAGTGGGCAAAAACTGAAGCCGGAGCCGGGTCAGTCAAGTCATCTGCAGGTACATATACTGCCTGAACAGAAGTAATTGAACCGTTTTTCGTTGATGTAATACGATCCTGCAGTGCACCCATTTCACGAGCCAATGTCGGTTGGTATCCAACAGCTGACGGAATACGTCCAAGAAGTGCTGACATTTCAGAACCTGACTGTGCAAAACGGAAGATATTATCGATAAACATCAATACATCAAGTTTCTTTTCGTCACGGAAATACTCAGCCATTGTAAGACCTGTAAGCGCAATACGGTTACGTGCTCCTGGAGGCTCAGACATTTGACCGTAGCACAGT
Encoded proteins:
- the atpC gene encoding ATP synthase F1 subunit epsilon, whose product is MDTFKLEILTPDGEIYNGKAVSVVLPGKEGEFGVLAGHASLTTLLEAGVVDIEKEDKSVESIVVNWGVVQVDEEKVVILVEGAAAIRGETESEIAQALDAAKKLINEIADSSTAIASVSAKIESAAQKLI
- the atpD gene encoding F0F1 ATP synthase subunit beta, translating into MIGKISQVMGPVVDVDFDGYLPVINEAIEVNVNLEGSEHRLVLEVAAHLGDGRVRTIAMDMSEGLVRGMDAKATGAPISVPVGEKVLGRIFNVIGETIDGGEQVTDAPTWSIHRDPPPLVDQSTTTEMFETGIKVVDLLAPYAKGGKVGLFGGAGVGKTVIIMELIHNVAHGHDGLSVFAGVGERTREGNDLYYEMKESNVLDKVALCYGQMSEPPGARNRIALTGLTMAEYFRDEKKLDVLMFIDNIFRFAQSGSEMSALLGRIPSAVGYQPTLAREMGALQDRITSTKNGSITSVQAVYVPADDLTDPAPASVFAHLDATTVLNRKIAEKGIYPAVDPLDSTSRLLDPQILGEEHYNVARGVQQTLQKYKDLQDIIAILGMDELSEDDKNVVERARKIEKFLSQPFFVAEVFTGAPGKYVKLEDTIAGFKGILNGDYDHMSESAFYMVGNMDEAIAKNEKNK